CAGGGCGCTCGCCGCCTCTGTCTTGGGGAGACGAATGACATGAAGACCCTAGCCGCGTGGTTCGCCGGCCTTACGGCGCTCCTGGTCGTCGGATGCAGCGGACCGGCCGAAGATGCCGCACACCGGCGAGCCGATGCCGTGGACGAGGCCGGCGAACGCCAGGCCGACGCGCTGGAGCGGCAAGCGGCAGCGACCAGCAACGAAGCTGAAGAGACCGCGCTGAACCGCCAGGCGGACGCCGTCGAAAACGCCGCGGACAGAAAGTCCGACGAAATGCACCGCCAGGTCGACAAGGACTTCTAAGCCGCGATCGCGCCAGGGCGCGACCTTGGCTCCGAGCTGACAAGGCGACGCTGCTGGGCATCCGCTTGCCCCAACAACGCGCTCGCGAGCCCTCCGCTAGGCGCCGGCGACGGTCAACGCTTGGTCCAGGTCCGCAAGGATGTCGTCGATGTGCTCAAGGCCAATCGAGAGGCGCACGTATCCCGGAGAGACGCCGGTCGCGAGTTGCGCTTCTGCATCAAGCTGGGAGTGGGTTGTTGACGCAGGATGGATCGCCAGGCTGCGGGCGTCTCCGATATTGGCCACATGGTACAGGAGCTTGAGGCTGTCGATGAACTTGCGCCCCGACTCGACACCGCCGGCAAGCTCGAAGCCGACCAGGCCGCCATATCCCCCTTTCAGATAGCGCTCAGCCCGTTTCCGCGCTTCGCCCGATTGCTGGCTCGGATAGATGACGCGCGAGACGCCAGCCCGTTCGGCCAACCACGTCGCCACCCTGGCCGCGTTCTCACAGTGCCTGGGCATGCGCAGCGCCAAGGTCTCGACGCCCTGCAGAATCTGGAAGGCGTTGAACGGCGAGATCGCGGCGCCAAGGTCGCGGAGCAGGACGGTGCGCGCACGCATGATGTAAGCCACCGGCCCCAGCCCCTTCACCGCCTGGGTCCAGGCCGTGCCGTGATAGGAAGGGTCGGGGCTGTTGAGCGCAGGCTGGCGGTCGCCGGCCGCCTCCCAATCAAAGTTTCCGCCGTCCACGATCACCCCGCCGATCGAGGTCCCGTGACCGCCCAGGTACTTCGTCGCGGAATAGACCACCACGGCCGCGCCATGGTCGAGCGGGCGGCAAAGCAGCGGGGCGGCGGTGT
This genomic stretch from Phenylobacterium sp. LH3H17 harbors:
- a CDS encoding O-acetylhomoserine aminocarboxypropyltransferase/cysteine synthase family protein; this encodes MALHAGWRADPSTGSVAVPIHQTTSYQFRDTDHASALFALQEAGNIYTRIMNPTTDVLEKRVAALDGGVAGLAVASGQASSALALQTLAKAGDNVVSSTALYGGTWNLFANTLRDQGIDVRFVDPADPENFRRASDDRTRAYYAETLPNPKLEVFPIAEVASIGRSLGIPLIMDNTAAPLLCRPLDHGAAVVVYSATKYLGGHGTSIGGVIVDGGNFDWEAAGDRQPALNSPDPSYHGTAWTQAVKGLGPVAYIMRARTVLLRDLGAAISPFNAFQILQGVETLALRMPRHCENAARVATWLAERAGVSRVIYPSQQSGEARKRAERYLKGGYGGLVGFELAGGVESGRKFIDSLKLLYHVANIGDARSLAIHPASTTHSQLDAEAQLATGVSPGYVRLSIGLEHIDDILADLDQALTVAGA